A genomic region of Antennarius striatus isolate MH-2024 chromosome 4, ASM4005453v1, whole genome shotgun sequence contains the following coding sequences:
- the LOC137593825 gene encoding uncharacterized protein isoform X2: protein MSNFPQRSMNVAAPRDQHQQDERVGFDLVWIYTCSWIICHFKAHALSCTQLLSRLKINTFSANMPSNAFREYINKTMNTVLNFFCCGKQPIAAPGGGAEPCGDLEIQPNNHRMLHEADPRDDLKTVVKGKGILKHVQNRDRRYVNKKMNTVLNFFSHEKQPTAGGSGGDEPCGDLENHRMLREAHPQGDLTTAVQRKGILKHDQNRAACSPGKKVRFVSENIKEEFDQPDTSDEISDEVTEWTQREKVLQKEVDRLCEEIENLKHQLHFMDFYLTEAHLETWRALLWEKEKNKCFKDMHEDREAMPQGLCGSIFQWFFPG from the exons ATGAGTAACTTTCCCCAACGATCGATGAACGTGGCTGCACCACGTGACCAGCATCAGCAAGATGAAAGGGTTGGCTTTGATCTTGTCTGGATATATACCTGCTCATGGATCATCTGTCATTTCAAAGCACATGCCCTCTCATGCACGCAGTTGCTGTCCAGATTAAAGATAAATACTTTTTCTGCAAATATGCCATCTAATGCATTCAGAGAATACATTAATAAAACCATGAATACAGTATTAAACTTCTTTTGTTGTGGGAAGCAACCAATTGCTGCtcctggtgggggggctgaACCTTGTGGTGACTTGGAGATCCAACCCAACAACCACAGGATGCTTCATGAAGCTGATCCACGTGATGATCTGAAGACAGTTGTCAAAGGGAAAGGCATCCTCAAACATGTTCAAAATAG GGACAGAAGatatgttaataaaaaaatgaatacagtattAAATTTCTTCAGTCACGAGAAGCAACCAACTGCTGGTGGTAGTGGGGGAGATGAACCTTGTGGTGACTTGGAGAACCACAGGATGCTTCGTGAAGCTCACCCACAAGGTGATTTGACCACAGCGGTCCAAAGGAAAGGCATCCTGAAACATGATCAAAACAG AGCTGCATGTTCTCCTGGTAAGAAGGTGCGGTTTGTCAGTGAGAACATAAAGGAAGAGTTCGACCAACCTGACACATCAGATGAAATCTCAGACGAG gtCACTGAGTGGACACAGAGGGAGAAGGTCTTACAAAAAGAAGTGGACAGGCTTTGTGAAGAGATCGAAAATTTGAAGCACCAGCTCCATTTCATGGACTTCTACCTGACCGAAGCTCATCTAGAGACGTGGAGGGCTCTGCTttgggagaaggagaaaaacaagtgTTTCAAAGACATGCATGAAG
- the slc6a13 gene encoding sodium- and chloride-dependent GABA transporter 2 has product MKGCKDDMQNLSKRDPFNGHSRPLDIVPSTEEKMVDRGQWGNKVEFVLSVAGEIIGLGNVWRFPYLCYKNGGGAFFIPYLIFLFACGIPVFLLETSLGQFTSEGGITSWRKICPLFEGLGYATQVIVALLNVYYIIVLAWAIFFLSNSFTWDLPWASCNNTWNTDSCVVFQRGNSSMDLHMNATSPVIEFWERRVLRISSGIHEMGSMNWDLVICLAIAWVMCYFCIWKGVKSTGKVVYFTATFPYAMLVILLIRGVTLPGASRGIYFYLYPDLQRLSDPQVWMDAGTQIFFSFAICLGCLTALGSYNKYNNNCYKDCFCLCFLNSGTSFIAGFAIFSILGFMSYEQNLHISEVAESGPGLAFIAYPRAVSMMPFSPLWACCFFIMIVFLGLDSQFVCVESLVTSMVDMYPSVFRRKNRRELFILAVAVMSFLIGLIMLTEGGMYVFQLFDYYAASGMCLLFVAFFETVCIAWVYGADRFYDNIEDMIGYRPGPIIKYCWLFLTPAICVGTFAFALIKYSPLKYNNEYLYPWWGNAIGWILALSSMLCIPVWMAVKLYFTPGTLRQRLVLLTTPSIELPKTKQEQERMQVIFAAEGDILHQRSPPTKDGYFPVDEKESNC; this is encoded by the exons ATGAAAG GGTGCAAAGATGACATGCAGAACTTGTCCAAGAGAGATCCCTTCAATGGACACAGCAGGCCGCTGGACATTGTGCCCAGTACCGAGGAGAAGATGGTAGACAGGGGGCAGTGGGGCAACAAAGTGGAATTTGTTCTGTCGGTGGCTGGAGAAATTATCGGTCTAGGGAACGTCTGGCGTTTCCCTTACCTCTGTTATAAGAATGGAGGCG gtgcCTTCTTCATCCCGTACCTCATCTTCCTGTTTGCTTGTGGCATCCCAGTCTTCTTACTGGAAACATCTCTGGGCCAGTTCACCAGTGAGGGTGGCATCACCTCCTGGAGGAAAATCTGCCCATTGTTTGAAG gACTGGGTTATGCCACTCAGGTCATTGTTGCTCTGCTTAACGTCTACTACATCATTGTGTTAGCCTGGGCCATCTTCTTCTTATCCAACTCCTTCACCTGGGATCTGCCCTGGGCTTCCTGCAACAACACCTGGAatacag ATTCGTGCGTGGTTTTCCAGAGGGGAAACAGCTCCATGGATCTCCACATGAACGCCACCTCTCCTGTGATCGAGTTCTGGGA GAGACGAGTACTGAGGATATCGTCAGGAATTCATGAGATGGGCTCTATGAACTGGGACCTGGTCATCTGTCTGGCCATAGCGTGGGTTATGTGCTACTTCTGCATCTGGAAGGGAGTCAAGTCCACTGGAAAG GTGGTTTACTTCACAGCTACCTTCCCTTATGCTATGCTAGTGATCCTTCTGATCAGAGGGGTCACCCTGCCAGGAGCCTCCAGAGGAATCTACTTCTACCTCTACCCTGACCTTCAACGCCTGTCCGACCCACAG GTATGGATGGATGCTGGCACTcagatcttcttctcctttgcgATCTGTCTGGGTTGCCTCACAGCGCTGGGAAGCTACAACAAATATAACAACAACTGCTACAA agaTTGCTTCTGcctgtgtttcctgaacagtgGTACAAGTTTTATTGCAGGTTTTGCCATCTTTTCCATCCTGGGTTTTATGTCCTATGAGCAGAACTTGCACATCTCAGAAGTGGCTGAATCtg GTCCCGGTTTGGCCTTCATAGCCTACCCTCGCGCTGTGTCCATGATGCCTTTCTCCCCTCTGTGGGCATGCTGCTTCTTCATTATGATCGTGTTTCTAGGACTGGACAGTCAA tttgtgtgtgtggagagccTGGTGACGTCCATGGTGGACATGTATCCCTCAGTCTTCCGGCGTAAGAACCGCAGGGAGCTGTTCATCCTGGCGGTGGCTGTGATGTCCTTCCTCATCGGGCTCATCATGCTGACAGAG GGGGGCATGTATGTCTTCCAGCTCTTTGACTACTATGCCGCCAGCGGGATGTGCCTGCTTTTTGTGGCTTTCTTTGAGACTGTTTGCATCGCTTGGGTTTATG GAGCCGACCGTTTCTATGACAACATAGAGGACATGATTGGCTATCGCCCTGGCCCTATCATCAAGTACTGCTGGCTCTTCCTCACCCCTGCAATTTGCGTT GGAACCTTTGCTTTCGCCTTAATAAAATACTCACCGCTGAAGTACAACAATGAGTATTTATACCCATGGTGGGGTAATGCCATAGGCTGGATCCTGGCTCTGTCCTCCATGCTGTGTATCCCTGTATGGATGGCAGTGAAGCTGTACTTCACCCCAGGGACACTGAGACAG CGCCTCGTTCTCTTGACCACTCCTTCAATCGAGCTACCAAAGACGAAGCAGGAACAAGAGAGGATGCAGGTCATTTTCGCAGCAGAAGGTGACATCCTCCATCAGAGGTCTCCTCCCACGAAGGATGGCTACTTCCCTGTGGATGAAAAGGAATCTAACTGCTAG
- the LOC137593825 gene encoding uncharacterized protein isoform X1: MSNFPQRSMNVAAPRDQHQQDERVGFDLVWIYTCSWIICHFKAHALSCTQLLSRLKINTFSANMPSNAFREYINKTMNTVLNFFCCGKQPIAAPGGGAEPCGDLEIQPNNHRMLHEADPRDDLKTVVKGKGILKHVQNRDRRYVNKKMNTVLNFFSHEKQPTAGGSGGDEPCGDLENHRMLREAHPQGDLTTAVQRKGILKHDQNRAACSPGKKVRFVSENIKEEFDQPDTSDEISDEVTEWTQREKVLQKEVDRLCEEIENLKHQLHFMDFYLTEAHLETWRALLWEKEKNKCFKDMHEERPCLRDFVVQSSSGFFPGNLAIRHTRRDC; encoded by the exons ATGAGTAACTTTCCCCAACGATCGATGAACGTGGCTGCACCACGTGACCAGCATCAGCAAGATGAAAGGGTTGGCTTTGATCTTGTCTGGATATATACCTGCTCATGGATCATCTGTCATTTCAAAGCACATGCCCTCTCATGCACGCAGTTGCTGTCCAGATTAAAGATAAATACTTTTTCTGCAAATATGCCATCTAATGCATTCAGAGAATACATTAATAAAACCATGAATACAGTATTAAACTTCTTTTGTTGTGGGAAGCAACCAATTGCTGCtcctggtgggggggctgaACCTTGTGGTGACTTGGAGATCCAACCCAACAACCACAGGATGCTTCATGAAGCTGATCCACGTGATGATCTGAAGACAGTTGTCAAAGGGAAAGGCATCCTCAAACATGTTCAAAATAG GGACAGAAGatatgttaataaaaaaatgaatacagtattAAATTTCTTCAGTCACGAGAAGCAACCAACTGCTGGTGGTAGTGGGGGAGATGAACCTTGTGGTGACTTGGAGAACCACAGGATGCTTCGTGAAGCTCACCCACAAGGTGATTTGACCACAGCGGTCCAAAGGAAAGGCATCCTGAAACATGATCAAAACAG AGCTGCATGTTCTCCTGGTAAGAAGGTGCGGTTTGTCAGTGAGAACATAAAGGAAGAGTTCGACCAACCTGACACATCAGATGAAATCTCAGACGAG gtCACTGAGTGGACACAGAGGGAGAAGGTCTTACAAAAAGAAGTGGACAGGCTTTGTGAAGAGATCGAAAATTTGAAGCACCAGCTCCATTTCATGGACTTCTACCTGACCGAAGCTCATCTAGAGACGTGGAGGGCTCTGCTttgggagaaggagaaaaacaagtgTTTCAAAGACATGCATGAAG